Below is a genomic region from Nitrospiraceae bacterium.
GGTGATTAAGCCGAGCCAATGTAAGGTTTTTGGTATGGCCTGCACTCCCCAAAATCCCTTGGGAGCGTTGATGGTTTCGACGGAAGGCGCCTGTGCCGCCTACTACAACTACGGCTGGATTCCTGAAGAAGATCTGCATGCAACCAGAAGCTCCGTATAAGAAAATGAAAAATCTAAACGATCAGTTGAATATGATGAATCCTGAATCGCTTATTTCCTCTCAACAGGCTTTTGTCAGGGCCAAGCCCATGCAGAACCGAACCACTAACAATGAACGGATTACCCTGGCTCATGGGAGTGGCGGCAAAGCCATGCGAGATCTCATTCAGAATCTGTTGGTCCCAACCTTTAATAATCCCCTCCTCGATACCTTAGAAGATCAGGCCACCATCCCGTTGGGAGAATTACTCCAACATGGTGACCGGCTGGCGTTTACGACGGATAGCTATGTTGTGGATCCCTTATTTTTCCCGGGAGGCAACATTGGCGAATTGGCCGTGAACGGGACGGTTAATGACCTGGCGGTCAGCGGGGCACGCCCGCTATTTTTGTCTTGCGGACTGGTGATTGAGGAAGGTTTTCCCTTTGAAACCCTCGCCCTCATTGTCGAAGGTATGAAACAAGCGGCTGATCGAGCTGGTGTATCCATCGTCACGGGCGATACCAAAGTCGTCGAAAAAGGTTCCGCGGATAAGCTCTTCATTAACACGGCGGGTATCGGTGTGATTCGAGAAGGGGTGGCCATTGCGGCAACTAAGGCTCAGGCGGGGGATGCCATCATTACGAACGGTTTTATCGGTGACCACGGCGTGGCCATTCTTCTGGCTCGAAATGAATTGGCCCTGGAAGCCGATGTCCAAAGCGACACTCAGCCGGTCCACGATCTGGTGTCCCATATGCTGGATGTCTGTTCCCGGATCCATTGTTTGCGTGATGCCACGCGCGGCGGGTTGGCCACCGTCCTCAATGAATTCGCCTCGGCCTCAAATGTGTCGATTCAGATCAACGAACCCCATGTGCCTGTTCGAGAATCGGTTCGAGGGGCCTGTGAAATTCTCGGACTCGACCCTCTGTACCTGGCCAATGAGGGAAAAATTGTGGCGGTGGTCCCTTCTGAGAACGCTCACGAACTTGTTGAAGCCATGCGGGACCATCCCCTAGGCAAAGACAGCGCTATCATCGGGAAGGTCAACGCCTCACCGGCAGGAACCGTGATACTTGCCACCACCTTCGGAGGAACACGAATCGTGGATACGCTGGTGGGCGATCAATTGCCGCGAATCTGCTAGAGAAGAATAGTCATGAAATTTATGACGTCTGAAATACTGGAAATCCTTGAGGAGGGGCAACTCTACCGGTTGACCTATGCGGCGGGTTGGGCTCTGTCTCATGAGCGATAAGGGGATCGTTCGGACCGGGCAACCCCCTTCAGACTCTCTCGATCTCGAAAAACTAAAAGCCGTTCTCACCGGGCGGCTGCGGCATGAATCCTTAGCGGCTCTTTTTAACATCACCGCCAGTGGGAAATCCACTGCTCTGGACAGGTTCACATGCACGAATTAGGGATCACTCGAAATATTGTGGCCATTGTCACAGAAAAGGCCGGTGGAGAGCCGGTGAAGCGCGTGACGATCGGCATCGGTAAACTGAGTGCGGTCTTGCCGGAAGCGATCCGGTTTTGTTTCGACATTGTCAGTCAAGGAACCGTGGCGGAGGGTGCTGACTTGGAGATCCTTGAAATACCGGGAACAGCTGAATGCCGAACCTGTGGAACGCATTTTGAACTCGAGCAACTCTACGGCCAATGTCCGTGTGGTTCTGTCGACATCACGCGGCTCACGGGAGAGGAACTGCTTGTGAAACACATGGTGACAGCCTGATGTGTACGACATGCGGGTGCTCTGATTCAGCCAATCCGAGAGTGACGAACTTGCAATCCGGGCATACCGATAAAACCATCCCTTCAAATGCCGATCACTCTCATTCCCATAATGCCCATGATCATGGGCACCACCATCACGAGCATGAGCTTGGTTCTCAACATGATCGGCGACACGAACACGAAACCACTGTTCACCTGGAACAAACCATTTTAGCGAAAAATGATCGCCTGGCTGAACGAAATCGTGGATGGTTTCTCGGCAGAAACATTGTGGCCCTCAACCTCGTGAGTTCGCCGGGCTCAGGTAAAACGACGCTTCTCGAACGCACGATTCATGATTTGAAAAATGCCATATCCATTTCGGTGATCGAGGGGGATCAGGAAACCCTATTTGATGCCCAGCGCATACGAAAAGCGGGGTGCCCGGTCGTACAAATTAATACCGGAGCCGGGTGCCATTTAGAAGCCGACATGTTGGCACGAGGCCTGGAAACGCTCCGGCCTCCATCCAATTCACTAGTGTTGATTGAAAATGTCGGCAATCTGGTCTGTCCTGCGTTATTTGATTTAGGGGAACAGGCGAAAGTCGTGGTTCTTTCCGTCACGGAAGGGGAAGACAAGCCGTTAAAGTATCCGCACATGTTTCAACATGCCAGCGTCATGATCCTGAATAAAATCGATCTTCTGCCTCATCTCACGTTTGATGTTACAAAGTGTCTGGAATTTGCTCATAAGGTGAATCCCAATCTTCAGGTGTTTCAGATTTCAGCCACGACTGGCGAGGGACTTCAACACTGGTATGACTGGGTCACTGCACAGATCAACGCTTCAAACAGGCAGGGTGTTCGCTAATGGTCAGTTTATTGGTGCTCGGGTTTCTGGTGGGAATGAGACATGTAATCCAAGCCGACCCTCGGCGGCGGGCGCCACACTTGGGACCAAAAACCATTCGGTGGCCAACACGCTCAAGCAGGGATTGATCTGGGGGCTGGGACATACGATCACGCTTCTGTTGTTTGGCTCAATGGTATTCCTTCTTGAAGCCGCGGTTCCAGAACAACCGGCCAACTTGCAGGAATTAGGCGTGGGCGTCATGCTGATTACACGATAGGGTTGAGCCTCTTGAGTTAACCTTTCGGTCCTTCCCAAAAATCAAACATTATTCTCTCCTAAACGTAAATTCAATTTTTTGAGCTTCAGCGGGCTCAGGTACAAGGATTTAATCTAAGAATACGCAATCTGCAATCAGGATTTACTCCTCGAGTGTTGAGATGTCTCCAGGGTCCTGGCCGAGTTCCTTGGCCTTTAAGACCCGGCGCATGATTTTGCCGGAACGGGTTTTTGGTAGTGATGGGACAATTTCAATTTCCCGTGGGACGGCGATCTTGCCTAATTCCCCTAAGACATGATCCTGCAAACTTTTGATGAGATCGGGCGTTTCCTGTTGCCCTTGCTTGAGGATGACAAAGGCCTTGATCTGTTCCCCGGCGGTTGGATGCGGTTTGCCGATAACGGCCGCTTCCACCACCGCTTCATGGCTGACTAAGGCGCTTTCGACTTCAGCGGTACCGATCCGGTTCCCGGCGACTTTCACGACATCATCCGCCCGGCCCATAAACCACAAGTAGCCGTCTTCATCTTTATGACACACGTCGCCGGCGGTATAGACCCCGGGAATGGTATTCCAATACAGGAGATAGCGATCCGGCTCGTTATAGATGGTGCGCATCATCGATGGCCAGGGTTTTTTAATGACGGCAAAACCGCCGCCATGCTCCACCGTGTGGCCTTCGCGGTCCATGACATCCGCTTCGATGCCTAAAAACCCACGGGTGGCAGAACCCGGTTTGAGCGGGACGCAGGGGAGGGGTGTGACCATGATCATGCCCGTTTCCGTCTGCCACCAGGTATCCATGATGGGTTTGGTGCCACCGGTCACCCGATGGAACCATTCCCACGCTTCCGGATTGATCGGTTCACCCACCGATCCTAAAACCTTGAGGGAGGAGAGGTCGTATTTTTTCGGCCAGTCCTCTCCAAATTTCATGAGCAGCCGAATGGCCGTCGGGGTGGTGTAGAAAATCGAGACGCCATAACGTTCAATGAGATCCCACCAGCGCCCCGGATTGGGATAGTCGGGTTTGCCTTCCGCCGTTAAAATCGTGGCTCCGTTTAAGAGTGGTCCATAGACAATATAGCTGTGGCCGGTGACCCATCCCGGATCCGCCACACAAAAATAGACATCTTCATCTTTCAGGTCGAAAACATATTTGGTCGTGATGTAGGTCCCCACCATATAGCCGCCGTGAACATGGACCACCCCTTTGGGTTTTCCCGTGGTTCCTGAGGTATAGAGGATGTAGAGCGGAGTTTCGGAATCGAGCTGTTCGGCTTCACACTGTGGAGATTGGTCTTTGAGCCAGGCTTCCCAATCCAATTCCTTCGGGGCTTGAAGCGGCGAGGATGATTGTTCCCGCTGGACTACGATGACTTTTTCCACGGTCGGACATTTGGCAACGGCTTCATCGACGACCGGTTTGAGGGGAATTTTCCGACTGCGGTCATACCCCACATCCGCCGTGATGACCACCCGCGCTTCGCATGCCTCTATGCGTGCCGCTAATGCTGTGGCACTAAAACCCGAATACACCACCGTATGGATCACTCCGATGCGGGCACAGGCCAACATGGCCACAATTTGCTCGGGGATTTTCGGGAGATAAATGGTCACCCGGTCGCCCTTGTTGAGGCCCAGGCTTTTGAGGGCATTGGCGCACTTGTTGACCTGCCGGTATAACTCGCCATAAGTCAGGATTCGTTCCTGGCCTTGTTCTCCAACCCAAATAACGGCCACTTTGTTTTTTCGCCAGGTTTGGACATGGCGATCGAGGCAGTTATAGGCAATATTGCAGGTCCCTCCCACGAACCATTTGGCCCAGGGATAATTCCATTCCAGAACTGTATTCCAGGGAGAAAACCAGTGGAGTTCCCTGGCAATGCCGTCCCAGAATTTTTCAGGGTTCGCAATGGACTGCTTGTAGGCGCTTTCATAATCTTGAATATGGGCGGCAGCGGTGACGTCGGGTGGGGGAGGAATGACCCGGGTTGATCGTTGCAGTGTTTCAATATTTTCACTCATCAGGTTTGTTCCTCCTTAGTTACTCTTTTATACACCATCAGAAACATGTTTTCTCAGCGGGAAGGCTGATAAGCCCATTATGCTGCCCTTGGCTCGTTGCTTCAAGAGGGCAGGGGGTAAAGACCATAAAAAAGAGGTGAGTATTGAGGAGGGTTTGGAGGCGATGAATAGGAGACCCGCCGCTGAACGCAAGCTGTTGAGAGGTTTATTGACAATGGCATTGAGATGGATGAGAGGTGTTCAGAGGGGCTGCGTTTTTTAATTAAGCGCGTGGCGGGGGTTGGCAAGTTGGGCTTGGAGGTGTCCATATTTCGCAGCGTAATCCTGTTGACTACGGCGAATGACCTCATGGGCTTCTTCGCGGCCATACACATGTGTGATTTCACAATTCTTTTTTTGAGAGCCGGGAGCATCTTTGTAAGTCAGGAAGTAATGCATGAGACGTTCCACAAAGTGAACCGGACAGGCTTTGATATCTGTCCATTGTTCATGGAGCGCATCACCCTTAAGGACGGCCACAATTTTATCATCGGCCTCATCCCCATCGATCATACGCAAGCCACCAATCGGAATAGCCTGAAGCAAAACATCTCCATGGATAATGCTTTTCTCAGTCAGAACGCAAATGTCTAATGGATCCAGGTCACCGACGAGGCCGGGCCGATTGGTACATTTGGCGCTGAATGCTGCGACGGACTGCCCGCAGTAGGTTTGAGGAATTAATCCGTATAGCGTGGGGCACACATTGGAGTAGCGCTGGGGGCGGTCCACGCGTAAATGGCCGGACTTTTTATCCAATTCATATTTAACCGTGTCGGTGGGCACAATTTCGACATAGACCGTGACGGTGAGGGGTGCCTCTTCTCCGATTTCGACACCGTGCCACGGATGAGATTTACAGGGAAACCCAAAATTTTGCCAAAGGGAGAAAAATTCTTGTTCGTTCATGAAGTTTTTCCAGGTGTGGGATGAGTGAGCCCGGTACAGGCGCAATGACCTGCACTAGGTTTCGGTCTGAACCTTCCTCATCTTAACCGGCTTCGCTTGCGGAGGATGCGTAGTTAACTATTGAACAGAACGAAGAAAAACGAAGCAGATG
It encodes:
- the hypE gene encoding hydrogenase expression/formation protein HypE, translating into MNPESLISSQQAFVRAKPMQNRTTNNERITLAHGSGGKAMRDLIQNLLVPTFNNPLLDTLEDQATIPLGELLQHGDRLAFTTDSYVVDPLFFPGGNIGELAVNGTVNDLAVSGARPLFLSCGLVIEEGFPFETLALIVEGMKQAADRAGVSIVTGDTKVVEKGSADKLFINTAGIGVIREGVAIAATKAQAGDAIITNGFIGDHGVAILLARNELALEADVQSDTQPVHDLVSHMLDVCSRIHCLRDATRGGLATVLNEFASASNVSIQINEPHVPVRESVRGACEILGLDPLYLANEGKIVAVVPSENAHELVEAMRDHPLGKDSAIIGKVNASPAGTVILATTFGGTRIVDTLVGDQLPRIC
- the hypB gene encoding hydrogenase nickel incorporation protein HypB, producing MCTTCGCSDSANPRVTNLQSGHTDKTIPSNADHSHSHNAHDHGHHHHEHELGSQHDRRHEHETTVHLEQTILAKNDRLAERNRGWFLGRNIVALNLVSSPGSGKTTLLERTIHDLKNAISISVIEGDQETLFDAQRIRKAGCPVVQINTGAGCHLEADMLARGLETLRPPSNSLVLIENVGNLVCPALFDLGEQAKVVVLSVTEGEDKPLKYPHMFQHASVMILNKIDLLPHLTFDVTKCLEFAHKVNPNLQVFQISATTGEGLQHWYDWVTAQINASNRQGVR
- a CDS encoding hydrogenase maturation nickel metallochaperone HypA, whose translation is MHELGITRNIVAIVTEKAGGEPVKRVTIGIGKLSAVLPEAIRFCFDIVSQGTVAEGADLEILEIPGTAECRTCGTHFELEQLYGQCPCGSVDITRLTGEELLVKHMVTA
- a CDS encoding inorganic pyrophosphatase, yielding MNEQEFFSLWQNFGFPCKSHPWHGVEIGEEAPLTVTVYVEIVPTDTVKYELDKKSGHLRVDRPQRYSNVCPTLYGLIPQTYCGQSVAAFSAKCTNRPGLVGDLDPLDICVLTEKSIIHGDVLLQAIPIGGLRMIDGDEADDKIVAVLKGDALHEQWTDIKACPVHFVERLMHYFLTYKDAPGSQKKNCEITHVYGREEAHEVIRRSQQDYAAKYGHLQAQLANPRHALN
- the acs gene encoding acetate--CoA ligase, with the protein product MSENIETLQRSTRVIPPPPDVTAAAHIQDYESAYKQSIANPEKFWDGIARELHWFSPWNTVLEWNYPWAKWFVGGTCNIAYNCLDRHVQTWRKNKVAVIWVGEQGQERILTYGELYRQVNKCANALKSLGLNKGDRVTIYLPKIPEQIVAMLACARIGVIHTVVYSGFSATALAARIEACEARVVITADVGYDRSRKIPLKPVVDEAVAKCPTVEKVIVVQREQSSSPLQAPKELDWEAWLKDQSPQCEAEQLDSETPLYILYTSGTTGKPKGVVHVHGGYMVGTYITTKYVFDLKDEDVYFCVADPGWVTGHSYIVYGPLLNGATILTAEGKPDYPNPGRWWDLIERYGVSIFYTTPTAIRLLMKFGEDWPKKYDLSSLKVLGSVGEPINPEAWEWFHRVTGGTKPIMDTWWQTETGMIMVTPLPCVPLKPGSATRGFLGIEADVMDREGHTVEHGGGFAVIKKPWPSMMRTIYNEPDRYLLYWNTIPGVYTAGDVCHKDEDGYLWFMGRADDVVKVAGNRIGTAEVESALVSHEAVVEAAVIGKPHPTAGEQIKAFVILKQGQQETPDLIKSLQDHVLGELGKIAVPREIEIVPSLPKTRSGKIMRRVLKAKELGQDPGDISTLEE